A portion of the Carya illinoinensis cultivar Pawnee chromosome 11, C.illinoinensisPawnee_v1, whole genome shotgun sequence genome contains these proteins:
- the LOC122282412 gene encoding aluminum-activated malate transporter 10-like — protein MAPEKEVNNGVEWRIKVADGSSQTLVPEAKPAACSNFLFGDLKLFIVGLAFKVCKFSQKAWDLGVEDPRKVIHCLKVGMALTVVSLFYYTRPLYEGVGGNAMWAILTVVVVFENTVGATLYKCLNRVFGTCLAGFLAIGVHWVASQSGERFEPVIVGVSVFLLASAATFSRFIPSVKARFDYGALIFILTFSLVSVSGYRVDRLFDLAHQRMSTIIIGTSLCIIVSMLVCPIWAGQELYTLITRNMDKLSDSLGACVSEYFQDGGCSLADGNDYDKECQKKLQGYKCVLSSKAAEESMANLARWEPPHGRFYFRHPWRQYIKIGASMRSCAYCIEALNGCINSENQAPEYIKKHISKNSLKVSTNSSSVIRELAMTIKTMKKSSNIHYLVGDLNSAVQELQTDLKSLPELFSPPSNMEAEIPENKKIEAASVTVVATMPLMEIIPLVTQASLLIEIAARISDIVEAVEELSNLSEFSPAGNGKCPKIQPSNHFLPSGHEQKDTETMNTIQRI, from the exons ATGGCTCCTGAGAAAGAAGTAAACAATGGAGTGGAGTGGAGGATAAAAGTGGCCGATGGCTCATCACAGACTTTGGTTCCGGAGGCAAAGCCTGCAGCCTGCAGCAATTTCTTGTTTGGTGATCTAAAACTTTTTATTGTGGGTTTGGCTTTTAAAGTGTGCAAGTTTTCTCAGAAAGCGTGGGACTTAGGTGTAGAAGATCCCAGAAAAGTGATCCATTGTCTAAAAGTGGGGATGGCACTCACCGTTGTCTCGCTATTTTACTATACGAGGCCTCTGTACGAAGGTGTTGGAGGAAATGCTATGTGGGCAATCCTGACTGTCGTGGTTGTGTTTGAGAACACTGTGG GTGCAACACTTTATAAATGTTTGAACAGAGTGTTCGGGACCTGTCTTGCTGGATTTCTTGCAATTGGTGTTCATTGGGTTGCTAGTCAATCGGGAGAGAGATTTGAACCTGTAATTGTTGGAGTCTCAGTTTTCCTACTAG CTTCTGCAGCGACCTTCTCAAGATTCATTCCTTCGGTGAAAGCCCGGTTTGATTATGGTGCCTTGATCTTCATCCTTACCTTTAGCCTTGTTTCAGTATCAGGTTATCGGGTGGATAGATTGTTTGATCTGGCACATCAAAGAATGTCCACAATCATTATTGGCACTTCATTGTGCATTATCGTAAGCATGCTGGTTTGCCCCATTTGGGCTGGTCAAGAGCTCTATACTCTAATAACTCGTAACATGGACAAGCTTTCTGATTCCCTAGGTG CTTGTGTATCCGAATACTTTCAAGATGGTGGCTGCAGCCTTGCTGATGGTAATGATTATGATAAGGAATGTCAGAAGAAACTGCAAGGTTATAAATGTGTTCTAAGTTCGAAGGCAGCAGAAGAATCTATG GCTAATCTTGCTAGATGGGAGCCACCCCATGGCCGCTTCTACTTTCGGCATCCATGGAGACAGTACATCAAAATTGGGGCATCAATGCGAAGCTGTGCCTATTGCATAGAGGCTCTCAATGGTTGCATCAATTCGGAAAATCAG GCCCCAGAGTATATAAAGAAGCATATCAGCAAAAATTCTTTGAAAGTAAGCACCAACTCTTCAAGTGTCATAAGAGAGCTAGCAATGACTATCAAGACCATGAAGAAATCCTCTAACATCCATTACTTGGTTGGAGACTTGAACAGCGCAGTTCAAGAGCTCCAAACTGACTTAAAATCCCTTCCTGAGTTATTCAGTCCCCCATCAAACATGGAAGCTGAAATTccagaaaacaagaaaatagagGCAGCCTCAGTAACAGTAGTGGCCACAATGCCACTGATGGAGATTATTCCACTGGTAACACAAGCTTCTTTATTGATTGAAATTGCCGCACGGATCAGTGACATCGTCGAGGCTGTTGAAGAGCTGTCAAACTTGTCTGAATTCTCGCCTGCAGGCAATGGCAAGTGCCCAAAAATTCAGCCGAGTAACCATTTTTTACCAAGCGGTCATGAACAGAAAGATACGGAAACCATGAACACGATTCAACGGATCTGA